ATCGCGAACATACGCGCACCGGTGATGCGTTTCGTCCCGATCCACAGTACTTTCTGTGTACCGTTGTCTCGGGTTTGCAGCTCGTCGCCTTCCCGCAGATCTTCCACACACACTTCGCCAGAATGAGTGCGAAGTCGGGTGCTGGGCGCAAAACAAATAACGCCCGCCGGTTGTTCAATCAGCTGGTTCCGAGGCGTCGGTCGCATACTGGCGCGCACCACCCAGAAATCCGTGTTCTCTGGCGGCATTTCGCCCGCAAACATCAGAAGCACCTGATTGTCCGCGCCATCGATCAGAGTCGCAACATAACTTGCGTGGCCGTCCGTGACCTCAAACCCCATATTCAAATGATGACTGTTGACCGAATGCGACCCCAAGGGTCGTGAAGGGTCGATTGCTGCCCCGACCAGTTTGTACACGCTGTGTGCTGCGCGCCTGCGCTGGTCCTGCTCTCCGCTTGCGCTCTCAAGATCGCGAAGTTCACGTGGACCGTCGACGCGCAACGGTGTTCCCGTCCAGCGCCAATTCGACCCCACGCCAAGCGACGTCACCGGCGCCGCCGGCAATCCGTCCACTTCTGTCTGCGACCATGAGATGACAAACGTGCCATTAAAGCCCGTTTCCATGCCCGTTAACCTGCCATTTTTTGTTTTTATTGCCTCAAAGCTAGCATGGGTGATTCGCTTTGTTAAGAAATTTGTATACGTGACCTTCTGCCAGTTTCCGGCGCGATGAAATCGCAACAGTCTGGCTAACCTACTGTGATGTGTGTTGCCACCTACTATGGGGCGATTGCCAAGCCTCTAAAGAACTGGTAACAAAACTTTACCAATTTTTTCGGAGCGCACCATGCCAGTCATCACCGAGATCGAAGACCTTCGCCGCCTTTATGCCCGAAGGGTGCCAAAGATGTTCTATGA
This DNA window, taken from Aliiroseovarius sp. F47248L, encodes the following:
- a CDS encoding Hint domain-containing protein — protein: METGFNGTFVISWSQTEVDGLPAAPVTSLGVGSNWRWTGTPLRVDGPRELRDLESASGEQDQRRRAAHSVYKLVGAAIDPSRPLGSHSVNSHHLNMGFEVTDGHASYVATLIDGADNQVLLMFAGEMPPENTDFWVVRASMRPTPRNQLIEQPAGVICFAPSTRLRTHSGEVCVEDLREGDELQTRDNGTQKVLWIGTKRITGARMFAMPELRPIRLRAGAIRSGQPDADLIVSGHHQILLNGKRAQELFNEDEVLISARDLVDERRVVVDYTIREITYYHVLLENHEVVWANGVPAESFHPANADLDTLDTEQRNRLVEMFPQLDFDPMAYGGFARRSLNRGEAAILRGEIA